Proteins encoded within one genomic window of Halorussus salilacus:
- a CDS encoding phosphoglycerate kinase: MAIQTLDDLAVQGTTLGVRIDINSPLDDDGSLADDARLRAHVDTLSELLERGGRVAVLAHQGRPGGDEFRDLRPHAERLDELLDAPAGYADATFSSDARRAVENLDDGEAVVLENTRFYSEEYMEFPPERAARTELVEKLGGVLDAYVNDAFAAAHRSQPSLVGFPTRLSGYAGRVMERELDVLGDIEATPEPRTYVVGGAKVPDSMAVAESVLERGLADSVLTTGVVANVFLLAEGIDLGDASADFVYDQGYWDEIDRAADMLAEYGDRIEVPKDVAVERDGERCELAVSDLPPEDGEAVMDIGSETVAAYGDRLRGPGTAILNGPAGVFEDETFAAGTRDLFETATEAEYSVVGGGDTAAAIRRFGIEGFDHVSTGGGAALNMLTGEELAAVEALRN; the protein is encoded by the coding sequence GCGCCCACGTCGACACCCTCTCGGAACTGCTCGAACGGGGCGGCCGAGTCGCCGTCCTCGCCCATCAGGGGCGACCGGGCGGCGACGAGTTCAGGGACCTCCGACCGCACGCCGAGCGCCTCGACGAACTCCTCGACGCCCCGGCCGGGTACGCCGACGCGACCTTCTCGTCGGACGCCCGCCGCGCCGTCGAGAACCTCGACGACGGAGAGGCGGTCGTGCTGGAGAACACCCGCTTCTACAGCGAGGAGTACATGGAGTTTCCGCCCGAACGGGCCGCCCGGACCGAACTGGTCGAGAAGCTCGGGGGCGTCCTCGACGCCTACGTCAACGACGCGTTCGCGGCCGCCCACCGCTCGCAACCCTCGCTCGTGGGCTTCCCGACCCGCCTGTCGGGGTACGCGGGCAGAGTGATGGAGCGCGAACTCGACGTTCTCGGCGACATCGAGGCCACGCCCGAACCTCGGACCTACGTCGTCGGCGGCGCGAAGGTCCCCGACTCGATGGCGGTCGCCGAGAGCGTCCTCGAACGCGGCCTCGCCGACAGCGTGCTGACGACCGGCGTCGTCGCCAACGTGTTCCTGCTGGCCGAGGGCATCGACCTCGGCGACGCCAGCGCCGACTTCGTCTACGACCAGGGCTACTGGGACGAGATCGACCGCGCGGCCGACATGCTCGCGGAGTACGGCGACCGAATCGAGGTCCCGAAGGACGTGGCGGTCGAGCGCGACGGCGAACGGTGCGAACTCGCGGTCTCCGACCTGCCCCCCGAGGACGGCGAGGCGGTCATGGACATCGGCTCGGAGACGGTCGCCGCGTACGGCGACCGTCTCCGAGGACCCGGGACCGCTATCCTCAACGGTCCCGCGGGCGTCTTCGAGGACGAGACGTTCGCCGCTGGCACTCGCGACCTGTTCGAGACCGCGACCGAGGCCGAGTACAGCGTGGTCGGCGGCGGCGACACCGCCGCCGCCATCCGGCGGTTCGGAATCGAGGGCTTCGACCACGTCAGTACCGGTGGCGGCGCGGCGCTCAACATGCTCACCGGCGAGGAACTCGCCGCCGTCGAAGCCCTGCGGAACTGA